One window of Desulfobacca acetoxidans DSM 11109 genomic DNA carries:
- the porB gene encoding pyruvate synthase subunit PorB has product MDKFGVANSQKFDVYASRLMPREEFFTSGHRSCQGCGEALAVRWVCKAIGKDAVIAHATGCMEIVSSGFPQTAWKHPWIHVAFENTSAVAAGIETAYRILHRKGKLAHLPKVVAMGGDGGTSDIGLQSLSGAMERGHNFTYVCWDNEAYMNTGIQRSSSTPYGAMTTTSPPGRLSIGQHTWKKNMVAIAVAHGIPYVATANPSYPFDLYFKVKKALETPGPAYIHVLSVCPTGWRSATDLTVRLGRLAVESAVFPLYEVVNGRYRLTIEIPKIRPVKDYLKPQGRFRHLREPEVNFIQQQVLERYDLLLKKCEAPYPEFPSLAPLEEGE; this is encoded by the coding sequence ATGGATAAATTCGGTGTGGCCAACAGCCAAAAATTTGATGTGTACGCCTCCCGCCTGATGCCTCGGGAAGAATTCTTTACCTCCGGCCATCGCTCCTGTCAGGGCTGTGGCGAAGCCCTGGCCGTCCGCTGGGTTTGCAAGGCCATCGGCAAAGATGCCGTCATTGCCCACGCCACCGGTTGCATGGAAATCGTCTCTTCCGGCTTCCCCCAAACCGCTTGGAAACACCCCTGGATTCACGTGGCCTTCGAAAACACCTCGGCGGTAGCCGCCGGTATCGAAACCGCCTATCGCATCCTCCACCGCAAAGGCAAATTGGCCCATCTCCCCAAGGTCGTGGCCATGGGCGGCGACGGCGGCACCTCCGACATCGGCCTCCAATCTTTGTCCGGAGCCATGGAGCGGGGACATAACTTCACCTACGTCTGTTGGGACAACGAAGCCTACATGAATACCGGTATTCAGCGGTCCAGCTCCACCCCCTACGGCGCCATGACTACCACCTCACCGCCCGGTCGCCTGAGTATCGGCCAACATACCTGGAAAAAGAACATGGTAGCCATCGCCGTGGCCCACGGCATTCCCTATGTGGCCACCGCCAATCCGAGCTACCCGTTTGATTTATATTTTAAGGTCAAGAAGGCTCTCGAGACCCCTGGACCGGCCTATATTCATGTTCTCTCGGTCTGTCCCACCGGTTGGCGCTCCGCTACCGATCTCACCGTCCGTCTCGGACGGTTGGCAGTGGAATCCGCGGTCTTCCCCCTGTATGAGGTAGTAAACGGCCGCTACCGCTTAACCATCGAGATTCCCAAGATACGGCCGGTAAAGGATTATCTCAAACCTCAAGGCCGCTTTCGGCATCTTCGGGAACCGGAAGTCAATTTCATTCAGCAGCAGGTTCTGGAGCGGTATGATCTGTTATTGAAGAAATGTGAGGCCCCCTATCCGGAGTTTCCTTCACTCGCGCCCCTGGAAGAAGGTGAATAA
- the porA gene encoding 2-ketoisovalerate ferredoxin oxidoreductase subunit alpha, translating to MGHRAGMEVSIAVSHAVQLARAEAIAAYPITPQTHIVEHLSSMVANGDLEAEFVNVESEHSALSCCIGMSAAGARTYTATSSQGLALMHEILFIASALRLPIVMTVANRALSGPLSIWNDHSDIMAAKDIGWIQIFVENGQEAFDHTVMAFKIAENSKVLMPTIINMDGFILTHVVEAMNMVDQDLVDKFLPPYLPRHTLDPKYPVTMGAFAMPEIFAEVKMNHQVALMNSYERIIKVWEEWGKLTGRQYHPVERYKANDAKILLLTMGCLGEVAEIAVDELQAAGEPVGLIKLRLWRPFPFAELRDALRNAELVIVCDRAVSPGGAAPPVLAEVRSALYPLSQRPETLGYIIGLGGRDVSPVSFKEIVALARDESAQGPKQEYHLYGVRG from the coding sequence ATGGGCCACCGAGCAGGTATGGAAGTATCAATTGCCGTCAGCCATGCGGTGCAACTAGCCCGTGCCGAGGCTATCGCCGCCTACCCCATCACTCCCCAGACCCACATTGTTGAACACCTCTCCTCCATGGTTGCTAATGGCGATCTGGAGGCCGAATTCGTTAATGTTGAATCGGAGCATTCCGCTCTGAGCTGTTGCATCGGCATGTCCGCCGCCGGTGCCAGAACCTATACCGCCACCAGTTCCCAAGGACTGGCCCTCATGCACGAAATTCTCTTCATTGCCTCGGCACTGCGCCTGCCCATCGTCATGACCGTGGCCAATCGGGCCTTGTCGGGCCCCCTCAGCATCTGGAATGATCACAGCGATATCATGGCGGCCAAAGATATCGGCTGGATTCAGATCTTTGTCGAAAACGGCCAGGAAGCCTTCGACCATACCGTCATGGCCTTCAAGATTGCCGAAAATTCCAAAGTGCTTATGCCAACTATAATCAATATGGACGGTTTTATCCTGACGCATGTGGTCGAAGCCATGAATATGGTCGATCAAGATCTAGTCGATAAGTTCTTACCACCTTATCTGCCCCGGCATACCCTTGATCCCAAATATCCGGTTACCATGGGGGCCTTTGCCATGCCGGAAATCTTCGCCGAAGTAAAAATGAACCATCAAGTTGCTCTGATGAACTCCTATGAACGGATAATCAAGGTATGGGAGGAATGGGGTAAGCTAACCGGGCGGCAGTATCATCCGGTCGAGCGGTATAAGGCCAACGACGCCAAGATACTGCTTCTCACCATGGGGTGCCTGGGCGAGGTCGCCGAAATTGCCGTCGACGAGCTGCAGGCTGCTGGCGAGCCGGTAGGACTGATCAAACTGCGTCTCTGGCGCCCCTTTCCCTTCGCCGAACTACGGGATGCCCTTAGGAACGCCGAATTAGTCATCGTCTGTGATCGGGCGGTTTCACCCGGCGGCGCTGCTCCACCGGTCCTGGCAGAGGTCAGAAGCGCCCTTTACCCCTTAAGTCAACGTCCGGAGACCCTAGGCTATATCATCGGCTTGGGCGGACGCGACGTCTCACCCGTCTCTTTTAAAGAAATCGTTGCTCTGGCCCGGGATGAATCCGCCCAGGGTCCCAAACAGGAATATCATCTCTATGGAGTGCGAGGTTAA
- a CDS encoding 4Fe-4S binding protein produces the protein MSKPLDQMTWQDIELGALLREPGNARAYRTGDWRSQHPVWTKSRCIRCGVCWTVCPEPAIIQEPNGYFDMDPDYCKGCGICARECVTGCITMVPEEE, from the coding sequence GTGAGCAAGCCGCTAGACCAGATGACCTGGCAAGATATTGAATTAGGCGCCCTCCTGCGTGAACCCGGCAATGCCCGAGCTTATCGCACCGGCGACTGGCGGTCGCAGCACCCGGTCTGGACCAAAAGCCGCTGTATCCGCTGCGGCGTCTGTTGGACTGTCTGTCCGGAACCGGCCATTATCCAGGAGCCGAACGGCTACTTTGATATGGACCCCGATTATTGTAAAGGTTGCGGCATCTGTGCCCGTGAGTGCGTCACCGGCTGCATTACTATGGTACCGGAGGAAGAATAA
- a CDS encoding 2-oxoacid:acceptor oxidoreductase family protein, which yields MLEIRFHGRGGQGAVTSVELLAVAAIEEGKFAQGFPSFGPERRGAPVLAFLRIDDHHIRLRCKIANPDVVLILDPSLIRIQNPAADLKPEGVIVLNTNKSIADTRREFGFKHRLAVVDANQIARQVLGVPITNTTMLGALIRATGAVKVDSMTQPLKERFGPMAVKNITALQTAFEKTVVGEAKS from the coding sequence ATGTTAGAAATCCGTTTTCATGGGCGGGGCGGGCAAGGGGCTGTAACCTCGGTTGAGCTTCTGGCTGTAGCCGCCATCGAGGAAGGCAAGTTTGCTCAAGGCTTTCCAAGCTTTGGCCCTGAACGTCGGGGAGCGCCGGTTTTGGCCTTCTTGCGCATTGACGACCACCATATCCGCCTGCGCTGCAAAATTGCCAATCCTGATGTCGTGCTCATCCTTGATCCCAGTCTGATTCGCATCCAAAACCCCGCGGCCGACCTCAAGCCGGAGGGGGTCATTGTTTTGAATACCAATAAATCCATTGCCGACACCCGCCGGGAATTTGGCTTTAAGCATCGTCTGGCCGTGGTTGATGCCAATCAAATCGCCCGCCAGGTTTTGGGGGTGCCCATCACCAATACCACTATGTTGGGCGCCCTGATCCGCGCCACCGGTGCCGTCAAGGTCGATTCCATGACCCAGCCCCTGAAAGAGCGGTTTGGACCTATGGCGGTAAAGAACATCACTGCACTCCAGACGGCATTTGAAAAAACTGTGGTGGGGGAGGCAAAATCGTGA
- the nfi gene encoding deoxyribonuclease V (cleaves DNA at apurinic or apyrimidinic sites), with the protein MWTEDWPPTYEEARRLQALLRSQVRLAPLPHPPRLLAGVDVSYSKAERKIFGSIVIMNFPEMTVVETAGMTGEERFPYIPGLLSFREAPILLEALAKIQHRPELILVDGQGIAHPRGLGLASHLGLLSGIPTIGCAKSRLWGDFDTLGDQAGSCRPLSWHGQQLGWVLRSKNNCRPLFISPGHLVTMAESLTIVRLCLRKYRLPLPLREAHLLSNTIRRQEISPPSRRHR; encoded by the coding sequence ATGTGGACAGAGGATTGGCCCCCAACCTACGAGGAAGCCCGCCGGCTTCAGGCGCTCCTGCGCTCCCAGGTGAGGTTGGCCCCCTTGCCCCATCCACCGCGGCTGCTAGCCGGGGTTGATGTCTCCTATTCCAAGGCCGAAAGAAAAATCTTCGGATCAATAGTGATCATGAACTTTCCAGAGATGACGGTTGTGGAAACTGCGGGGATGACTGGCGAGGAACGCTTTCCTTATATTCCCGGTCTGTTGAGCTTTCGCGAGGCCCCTATCCTGCTTGAGGCGTTAGCCAAAATCCAACACCGTCCCGAATTGATCCTGGTAGATGGCCAAGGCATAGCTCATCCTCGCGGGCTGGGTCTGGCTTCGCACCTGGGGCTGTTATCTGGAATTCCGACTATCGGCTGTGCCAAGAGTCGCTTATGGGGTGACTTCGATACTTTGGGAGACCAAGCAGGAAGCTGCCGCCCCCTATCCTGGCATGGTCAGCAGCTTGGCTGGGTACTGCGTTCGAAAAACAACTGTCGGCCGCTCTTTATTTCTCCGGGACATCTGGTAACAATGGCCGAATCGCTCACCATTGTCCGGCTCTGCCTTAGAAAATATCGGCTCCCCCTCCCTCTACGGGAGGCCCACCTCTTGAGCAACACCATTCGCCGACAAGAAATCTCTCCCCCCTCGAGACGTCACAGATAG
- a CDS encoding ABC transporter permease, with amino-acid sequence MLRYLINRILLLIPMFLGITLVSFVVIHLAPGSPTDLQTMMNPKASLEAQKRLRELYGLDKPLHLQYVDWLSRLARLDLGRSFSPDGRPVWDKIRERLPVTITINLLAMLLILAIAIPIGVIAATHPHSWFDRGTTLFVFLGFAMPSFWLALLLMMFFGVYLDWLPLSGLTSLFYERFTFWEKIRDLAEHLTLPVLVSAFGGLAGMSRYMRGNMLEVIRQDYITTARAKGLAERTVIFKHAMRNALMPVVTILGLSVPGLIGGSVIFESIFAIPGMGQLFYGAVMSRDYPLVMGELVIGAVLTLFGNLLADISYALVDPRLRVG; translated from the coding sequence ATGCTGCGTTACCTGATAAACCGCATTCTCTTGCTGATTCCCATGTTCCTCGGAATCACGCTGGTTTCTTTCGTAGTGATCCATCTGGCCCCCGGCTCTCCCACGGACCTGCAGACCATGATGAACCCCAAGGCCTCTCTGGAGGCCCAGAAGCGACTGCGGGAACTCTATGGCCTGGACAAACCGCTGCACCTACAGTACGTCGACTGGCTATCCCGGCTGGCCCGCCTGGATTTGGGCCGTTCGTTCTCTCCTGATGGCCGCCCGGTCTGGGACAAAATCAGGGAGCGTCTGCCTGTCACCATTACTATTAATCTCCTGGCCATGCTGTTGATTCTGGCGATAGCCATCCCTATCGGGGTCATCGCCGCCACTCACCCTCATTCCTGGTTCGACCGGGGTACCACCCTGTTCGTCTTTCTCGGTTTCGCCATGCCCAGTTTCTGGCTGGCCTTGCTGTTGATGATGTTCTTCGGGGTCTATCTGGACTGGCTGCCTCTTTCCGGGTTGACCTCGCTGTTCTATGAGCGCTTCACCTTCTGGGAAAAAATCCGCGATCTGGCAGAGCACCTGACCCTGCCGGTATTGGTTTCGGCTTTCGGCGGTTTGGCCGGCATGTCGCGCTATATGCGGGGCAATATGTTGGAAGTCATCCGCCAGGATTATATTACCACCGCTCGGGCCAAGGGCCTGGCCGAACGCACGGTAATCTTCAAACACGCTATGCGCAACGCCCTCATGCCGGTAGTAACTATCTTGGGATTATCGGTACCCGGCTTGATCGGCGGCAGCGTCATCTTTGAGTCCATCTTCGCCATCCCGGGTATGGGGCAACTGTTCTACGGCGCCGTCATGTCCCGGGACTACCCCCTGGTCATGGGCGAACTGGTCATCGGCGCGGTCTTGACCCTTTTTGGCAACCTCCTGGCAGATATTTCCTACGCCCTGGTTGACCCCCGTCTACGGGTGGGCTAA
- the tilS gene encoding tRNA lysidine(34) synthetase TilS: MTTTLSKLVSTYIQTHRLIQPHDRVLVGVSGGPDSTALLHLLHRLAPGWPISLGVAHFDHKLRGADSQDDAAWVAKLAEALKLPFFHGEGDVRRHAQQEKISVQMAARQLRLKFFHTIRQRHHYHKLALGHTADDQLELFFLRLLRGSGPEGLKGMWPQSPTGIIRPLLGTPKTRILAWLASCQLPFREDASNLSRHYRRNQLRLDLLPQLLSYNPRLPAAVEHLQALLQEQEEYLSQEAAINLDRLKTAAAACPSLPVDGLLALPPAIQRRVLRLALAQAGVDLNRLTFDHVEAARKLAQRPQPAGEISLPGGWRLVRQYSELQFTKESPVPTPWSEFILPEQGGGMLNALGRTFTWTSELPAENYDFSSAHPSIALMDQQRLDFPLRLRTFRPGDRFQPLGMTGVKKLQDFFVDAKVPRQERPFIPLLLSREQIIWVVGYRLAETVKITAETHQIFKVEARAIREHTP, encoded by the coding sequence TTGACAACAACTCTTTCCAAACTCGTCTCTACCTATATTCAAACCCATCGCCTCATCCAACCCCACGATCGCGTCCTGGTGGGAGTCTCGGGCGGACCTGATTCAACCGCCCTGCTGCATCTGCTGCACCGGCTAGCACCCGGTTGGCCGATTTCCCTGGGAGTGGCGCATTTTGACCATAAGTTGCGAGGGGCTGACTCTCAAGACGACGCTGCCTGGGTGGCAAAATTGGCCGAAGCCCTGAAACTGCCTTTTTTCCACGGTGAGGGAGATGTCAGGCGTCATGCCCAACAGGAAAAAATCTCGGTGCAGATGGCGGCCCGCCAACTACGGCTAAAATTTTTCCACACGATTAGGCAGCGGCATCACTATCACAAACTGGCCCTCGGTCATACCGCGGATGACCAACTAGAACTATTTTTCTTAAGGTTGCTGCGCGGCAGCGGCCCGGAGGGATTAAAGGGCATGTGGCCGCAGAGTCCGACAGGTATCATCCGGCCGCTGTTAGGAACTCCCAAGACCCGGATTTTGGCCTGGCTGGCTTCCTGCCAGCTTCCTTTCCGGGAGGACGCCAGCAACCTGAGTCGACATTACCGCCGCAATCAACTGCGGTTGGACCTGCTGCCGCAACTCCTGTCCTATAATCCCCGACTGCCGGCGGCGGTGGAACACCTCCAGGCATTACTTCAGGAACAGGAAGAATATCTCAGCCAGGAGGCGGCTATTAACCTGGACCGGCTTAAGACCGCCGCCGCCGCTTGCCCGAGTCTGCCAGTAGATGGACTGTTAGCCCTCCCGCCGGCCATACAGCGAAGGGTGCTGCGCCTGGCCCTGGCCCAGGCCGGGGTCGACCTGAACCGTCTGACCTTCGATCATGTAGAAGCCGCTCGGAAACTAGCTCAACGTCCCCAACCGGCCGGAGAAATATCCCTACCGGGTGGCTGGCGGCTGGTGCGCCAATATTCCGAGCTTCAGTTCACCAAGGAATCCCCGGTCCCAACACCCTGGTCAGAATTCATCCTCCCGGAGCAAGGGGGTGGCATGCTTAACGCCCTCGGTCGCACCTTCACCTGGACCAGCGAGTTGCCAGCCGAAAACTATGATTTCTCCTCTGCCCATCCTTCTATCGCCCTGATGGACCAACAGCGCTTGGATTTTCCCTTACGGTTGCGCACCTTCCGGCCCGGTGACCGGTTTCAGCCCTTGGGAATGACCGGCGTCAAAAAACTGCAGGATTTTTTCGTGGATGCCAAGGTCCCCCGACAAGAGCGCCCTTTTATCCCCCTGCTGCTGAGTCGGGAGCAGATCATCTGGGTGGTCGGCTACCGGCTGGCCGAGACAGTAAAAATTACTGCCGAAACGCACCAGATCTTCAAGGTGGAAGCGCGAGCTATCCGAGAACATACCCCTTAA
- a CDS encoding response regulator encodes MAVKVLVVDDDQWTRMALEDILRRAGYEVKSLASGLGLEDMLSGESFAAAIIDYHLPISNGLEIAQSLRERWPDCRTILISSEYQPWRHAEGLPAVVDRFLIKPFSKSDLLEVMTALCPPPEPRIA; translated from the coding sequence ATGGCCGTCAAGGTTCTTGTTGTTGATGATGACCAGTGGACTCGAATGGCACTGGAAGATATATTACGCCGTGCCGGGTATGAAGTGAAATCTTTAGCCTCGGGTTTAGGTTTGGAAGACATGTTGTCCGGGGAGAGTTTTGCCGCGGCAATTATCGACTACCACCTGCCCATTAGCAACGGTCTAGAAATTGCTCAAAGTTTGCGGGAGAGGTGGCCAGACTGCCGCACCATTTTGATCTCCTCGGAATATCAACCCTGGCGCCACGCCGAAGGACTGCCGGCCGTAGTAGATCGTTTCCTCATCAAGCCTTTTTCCAAATCCGATCTCCTGGAGGTCATGACGGCTCTATGCCCGCCGCCAGAACCGAGAATCGCCTGA
- a CDS encoding HAMP domain-containing sensor histidine kinase — protein MFIKNKVGMKLMGVNLASLLFALIGLLIVIQYLAAEQILTWHRQQVELVASLVLADYRGKNQRVVQYADILANNVNYGELLYYNEIEKLARLASHQMREVGLNILTITDRRGVIAVRVHAPRAIGVDISGNPLIKAALKGKRSSRMTQWKDSISLSAAAPLYYNDEVVGVVLTGMLVDKSFVESLSQGTGAEVAIFFADHPVVNSFKDLPESAFQVLKFGKNRAAVGLDRIQSLVLGNKKYTLNFLPLEQEEQPWENLLVVGVSQDQVNAAERALHLVIFSVGGGAALVGLSLSFLLSLGMRRQIFHLAEGTRRAAQEELAGDIPVTNRDELGELAESFNAMTRALREKTRLLQEERDRIAANADFLSMIVHDIKAPLTGVRLTIETLQDESLPPEISHKLQGIIESSEALLLHLHNVLDISRYESGQLKLQPEEVYLDFTIQRLINQYSNMANNQGITLQALIPPTLPPVWADERYLERVLFNLIANALEATSPGGRIEIAARSLTLDNGAAAVEIIVGDTGCGLDPDDLKNLFQKYPGRGSYSRKHRAGGSGLGLYICKTIVEAHHGQIWAESQPGQGMKMHLVLPCGDITGSDQSLPPDSQIEDNL, from the coding sequence ATGTTTATCAAAAATAAAGTTGGCATGAAATTAATGGGGGTCAACCTGGCCTCCCTGTTGTTCGCCCTGATCGGCCTGTTAATCGTTATCCAATACCTGGCGGCGGAACAGATCTTAACCTGGCACCGCCAACAGGTGGAGTTGGTGGCCAGCCTGGTATTGGCCGATTATCGCGGCAAAAACCAGCGGGTGGTGCAGTACGCCGACATTCTGGCCAACAATGTTAATTATGGCGAGCTCCTCTATTACAATGAGATCGAGAAACTGGCCCGGTTGGCCAGCCATCAGATGCGGGAGGTGGGCCTGAATATTCTCACCATCACTGACCGACGGGGGGTTATTGCAGTGCGGGTGCATGCTCCGCGCGCCATCGGGGTTGACATCTCCGGCAACCCGCTGATCAAAGCGGCCCTGAAAGGCAAGCGCAGCAGCCGCATGACCCAGTGGAAAGATAGCATTTCCCTGAGTGCCGCGGCTCCACTCTATTACAATGATGAGGTGGTGGGAGTAGTGCTCACCGGCATGTTAGTAGACAAAAGTTTTGTGGAATCCCTCTCCCAAGGCACCGGAGCTGAAGTAGCCATCTTCTTCGCTGATCATCCAGTAGTCAATTCTTTTAAGGACCTGCCCGAATCCGCCTTCCAGGTTTTGAAATTCGGCAAAAATAGAGCTGCGGTAGGATTAGACCGGATCCAGAGCCTCGTTTTAGGCAATAAGAAATATACGCTTAACTTTTTGCCCTTGGAACAGGAAGAACAACCCTGGGAAAACCTCTTGGTCGTCGGAGTGAGCCAGGACCAGGTGAACGCCGCCGAAAGGGCCCTGCACCTGGTTATCTTCAGCGTCGGCGGGGGTGCTGCCCTGGTTGGCCTCTCCCTCAGTTTCCTGCTTTCGTTAGGTATGCGCCGCCAGATCTTTCATCTGGCCGAGGGCACTCGCCGGGCGGCGCAGGAGGAATTGGCCGGTGATATCCCGGTTACCAACCGGGATGAACTAGGAGAATTGGCCGAGTCCTTCAACGCCATGACCCGGGCCCTGCGGGAAAAAACCCGCCTCCTGCAGGAAGAACGGGATCGCATTGCGGCCAATGCCGATTTCCTTTCAATGATCGTCCATGATATTAAGGCCCCCCTCACCGGCGTGCGGCTGACCATCGAAACCTTGCAGGATGAATCGCTTCCTCCCGAGATCAGCCATAAATTGCAGGGCATTATTGAAAGCAGTGAGGCGCTGTTGTTACACCTGCACAACGTTTTAGACATCTCCCGCTATGAATCAGGCCAACTAAAACTCCAACCCGAAGAAGTATATTTGGACTTCACTATTCAGCGGCTTATCAATCAATATTCCAACATGGCCAACAATCAAGGGATTACCTTGCAGGCACTGATACCGCCCACCCTGCCGCCGGTGTGGGCTGATGAACGCTACCTCGAAAGGGTGTTGTTCAACCTCATCGCCAACGCCCTGGAGGCCACTTCACCCGGCGGCCGGATAGAGATTGCCGCCCGGTCCCTGACTCTGGATAACGGCGCCGCCGCCGTCGAAATCATCGTCGGCGATACCGGCTGTGGTCTAGACCCGGATGACCTTAAAAATCTATTCCAGAAATATCCCGGGCGAGGAAGCTACAGTCGCAAACACCGCGCCGGCGGCTCCGGTTTGGGACTCTATATCTGCAAGACCATCGTGGAGGCTCACCACGGTCAGATCTGGGCCGAAAGCCAGCCCGGTCAGGGAATGAAAATGCATCTGGTGCTGCCTTGCGGAGATATCACCGGATCAGACCAATCTCTGCCACCAGACTCCCAGATTGAAGACAATCTCTAA